A region from the Gavia stellata isolate bGavSte3 chromosome 2, bGavSte3.hap2, whole genome shotgun sequence genome encodes:
- the NLRC4 gene encoding LOW QUALITY PROTEIN: NLR family CARD domain-containing protein 4 (The sequence of the model RefSeq protein was modified relative to this genomic sequence to represent the inferred CDS: inserted 3 bases in 2 codons; deleted 5 bases in 3 codons; substituted 4 bases at 4 genomic stop codons): protein MEFIESNIQRMGVITVKQIADDLLACNVMSCEEVNTITCEKVEXEASRMMIYMILNKGSEACNILVKSLQKHNPFLFHDLQGYCTTRQVEQDKLNYLIQNLKYVYLSXAFQKYHPLDSDFDTIFDLGTAYSDILLWQKDTHNSRKRQLTLNVLLEELKNPCTIEGEAGKGKTTLLKRIAVLWVSDNRSALKKFQFVFFISLTSTRGGIYETVCDQLLFEQYPICKQDFMKMLLVQRQMVLFLLDGYDEFKPQNCPEIEAMIKENHKFKNVVIIATRTESIHKIRQXGSLIAEIRNLSEESCKKLIKNALTSKMADGLLNQLKEAPSMKNLMKTPLFVIIACAMQMGESSFHPSTQTLLFSTLYDLMVEKNRYKTKEITGNRIILSINHCGDLALDGIFDQRFDFQSEDLADIKEVLLLHSGLLNKYTAQTKANITFFHKSFQDYTAGRKFCKLLTSCQEAGVKKGYSYLQKINTTSDTTNTYFNLLLYTCGSSLDATRIIVDLLKRIDQHRDISQQFSFKNLALESKYTKKSENIREKEDFNKTDKDIFVDCVINFFNGSSSKSALSRNFEEVFCDKSIYISSQNIIIYFSDFFRYLPNCVSVLELINLDFFGNYSPSKEIDNENVEDLQIGSLKIYIPXQTVSLSFNWNQCLRQSLPNLFHGLIILMEDTPIKFQMILSLEGLQALLESQNLCNLPKLNILDLSENYLEKKGKYAIHRLVDGLNVLPGMKVLVLPWRDDVKVCLTKLLELLETMPQLTKPGLRKWSLTDGEVGILGKFFEKEHLKNLQHLDLAMNCVTSDGWLSFMQPLISLRXLVSVDFSSKQDWVPAPLLVCKLSQVLTTLNSLKEIKVTGWKFDCHDLGLINGAKEVGCFLIPLVPGVDKPECSLQALIVHKYPRREPCTQGSSKHSKRKQESLGHFCKKQWPTKDSRLFFPVCHWNEGTGAPVRAAFSLLXAALNHGCLYVMNPLTMLSPQKHLYL from the exons A TGGAATTTATAGAAAGCAACATTCAAAGAATGGGAGTGATCACTGTCAAGCAAATAGCAGATGATCTTTTGGCCTGCAATGTCATGTCTTGTGAGGAAGTGAATACCATCACCTGTGAAAAGGTTGAATAAGAAGCCTCAAGAATGATGATTTACATGATTTTGAATAAAGGTTCAGAAGCCTGCAATATTTTGGTTAAATCGCTTCAGAAACACaacccttttctctttcatgacCTGCAAGGATATT GTACTACCAGGCAAGTGGAACAagataaattaaattacttgATTCAGAATTTAAAGTATGTGTATCTGTCTTAAGCTTTTCAAAAATACCATCCTCTGGATAGTGATTTTGACACAATTTTTGATTTGGGAACTGCCTATAGTGACATCTTGCTGTGGCAAAAAGATACACATAATAGCAGGAAAAGGCAGCTGACGTTAAATGTCCTTCTGGAGGAATTGAAAAATCCCTGCACTATAGAAGGAGAAGCtggcaaagga aaaacaactcTTCTAAAAAGAATTGCTGTACTCTGGGTTTCTGATAATcgctctgctttgaaaaaattccaatttgttttctttatcagCCTGACTAGCACAAGAGGTGGAATATATGAGACTGTCTGTGATCAGCTTCTTTTTGAACAATACCCCATCTGCAAACAAGATTTCATGAAAATGCTACTAGTACAAAGACAAATGGTTCTTTTCCTGTTAGATGGATATGATGAATTCAAACCCCAAAACTGTCCAGAGATAGAAGCAATGattaaagaaaaccacaaatttAAGAACGTGGTCATTATTGCTACCAGGACTGAGTCTATCCATAAAATCAGAC TTGGATCACTGATTGCTGAAATAAGAAATCTATCGGAGGAGAGTTGCAAGAAGCTCATTAAAAATGCCTTGACAAGTAAGATGGCTGATGGTCTGTTAAACCAGCTTAAAGAGGCCCCTTCCATGAAGAACCTTATGAAGACTCCACTCTTTGTCATCATTGCTTGTGCCATGCAGATGGGTGAAAGTAGTTTCCATCCAAGCACCCAGACTCTACTTTTCTCTACTTTGTATGATTTGATGGTGGAGAAAAACAGgtacaaaacaaaagaaataacaggAAATCGTATTATACTGAGCATAAATCATTGTGGAGACTTAGCTTTAGATGGAATATTTGATCAAAGATTTGATTTTCAGTCTGAGGATTTAGCTGACATAAAAGAAGTCCTGCTA CTTCATTCAGGTCTTCTGAATAAATATACAGCTCAGACTAAAGCCAACATAACATTCTTTCATAAATCATTTCAGGACTACACTGCAGGCAGAAAATTTTGCAAACTACTGACATCCTGCCAAGAAGCAGGGGTGAAGAAAGGGTATAGTTATCTACAGAAAATTAATACTACTTCAGATACTACTAATACTTATTTCAATTTGCTCCTCTACACTTGTGGATCCTCTCTAGATGCCACTAGAATAATTGTGGACTTACTGAAAAGAATTGATCAGCATAGAGATATTTCTCAACAGTTTTCATTCAAGAATCTGGCTTTGGAAAGCAAATACacaaaaaagtcagaaaatataagagaaaaggaagatttcaATAAAACTGACAAGGATATCTTTGTGGACTGtgtcattaatttctttaatggaAGTTCCTCAAAATCAGCATTGAGCAGAAATTTTGAAGAGGTTTTTTGTGATAAAAGTATTTACATTAGTAGTCAAAATAtcataatttatttctctgatttttttagaTACTTACCAAATTGTGTTAGTGTACTAGAACTgattaatttagatttttttggaAATTACTCACCAAGTAAGGAAATAGACAATGAGAATGTGGAAGATCTTCAAATCGGTTCACTTAAAATTTACATTCC GCAAACTGTCTCCTTATCCTTCAACTGGAACCAGTGTCTCAGACAGTCTCTACCCAACCTTTTCCATGGACTCATTATTTT AATGGAGGATACGCCTATAAAATTTCAGATGATACTGAGCTTGGAAGGCTTACAAGCCCTGTTGGAAT CTCAGAATCTTTGTAATTTGCCAAAACTGAATATACTTGATTTGTCGGAAAATTacttagaaaagaaaggaaaatatgctATCCACAGA TTAGTTGATGGCTTAAATGTCCTACCTGGGATGAAAGTACTGGTGCTTCCCTGGAGAGATGATGTAAAGGTTTGCCTAACAAAATTGTTAGAACTACTGGAAACAATGCCACAACTGACAAAACCTGGATTGAGGAAATGGAGCCTCACTGATGGGGAGGTAGGAATACTAG gcaaattttttgagaaagaacACCTGAAGAACCTTCAGCACTTGGACTTGGCAATGAATTGTGTGACAAGCGATGGCTGGCTTTCCTTCATGCAGCCACTGATCTCTCTCAGGTAGCTGGTATCTGTAGATTTCAGCAGCAAACAAGACTGGGTGCCTGCACCACTGTTAGTCTGCAAATTAAGTCAGGTACTAACCACACTGAATTCTTTAAAGGAGATTAAAGTGACTGGATGGAAGTTTGATTGCCATGACCTTGGACTTATTAATGGTGCAAAA GAAGTTGGTTGTTTTCTGATACCCTTAGTTCCTGGTGTAGACAAGCCAGAATGCAGTCTCCAGGCCCTCATAGTCCACAAATATCCCAGGAGAGAACCATGTACGCAAGGCAGCTCCAAacatagcaaaagaaaacag gagtCCCTCGGCCACTTCTGTAAAAAGCAGTGGCCAACCAAAGACAGCAGACTCTTTTTTCCAGTCTGCCACTGGAATGAAGGGACAGGAGCACCAGTTagagctgctttttctcttctctaggcaGCGTTGAACCATGGGTGCTTGTACGTCATGAACCCATTAACTATGTTATCTCCTCAAAAGCACTTGTACTTGTGA